In Pseudomonas rhizosphaerae, one DNA window encodes the following:
- a CDS encoding alginate O-acetyltransferase AlgX-related protein, translated as MTTLRNFIPAKAESISELIHAWNLEEPAPSFESRDDGSPFTISGWVLSVHKATHVLIDIAGRRFSGPIDIERTDVAEALSGEFKGTRPVLTCGFSIVTNIPSSDVPSFDIALTHDDQPCWLGTFFFEELSKVQIGRDGWLFLDNDTNNSVEQYVGDVILDDQLKHDWMDYIRHFSTAANERGFEWRFLLAPGKEYVLPEYYPHACSPFNTPNQFVELFKADARFIYPLAELTHDKALTYWKGDTHWTDYGAYVAFTRIISSFGLDMESFERHMKISYTIEQSKGDLAEKLDPPPLHPRIAFSIPDSALAVTFNNHINNNGKIVVFENPSAHMHRTLVVFGSSSSDSLVKPLTLFFSRVVQVHSSASVDTTILDHERPDHVLLQSNSRFILECPAVYGTYSIKSVIAEKLQRLTDLERERLKFKVANYQFGTSHKNNFYKALSTM; from the coding sequence ATGACCACTCTTCGAAATTTTATTCCGGCTAAGGCCGAAAGTATCTCTGAGCTTATACATGCTTGGAATCTCGAAGAGCCGGCGCCTAGTTTTGAGTCCCGGGACGACGGATCTCCCTTTACCATCAGTGGCTGGGTTTTGAGTGTTCATAAAGCTACCCACGTTTTGATAGATATCGCTGGCCGGCGGTTTAGCGGCCCTATCGACATTGAACGAACCGATGTTGCAGAAGCGCTCTCAGGTGAGTTCAAGGGTACTCGACCTGTGCTGACATGCGGGTTCAGCATTGTGACTAATATCCCCAGCTCAGATGTTCCGTCTTTTGATATCGCTTTGACGCATGATGATCAACCCTGCTGGCTAGGCACGTTCTTTTTTGAAGAACTTTCAAAAGTGCAAATAGGTCGCGATGGCTGGCTCTTTCTGGACAACGACACCAACAATAGCGTCGAGCAGTATGTGGGTGACGTGATTCTAGATGATCAGCTAAAGCACGACTGGATGGATTACATCCGGCATTTTTCAACAGCTGCTAATGAACGCGGTTTTGAATGGCGATTTCTGCTTGCCCCCGGAAAGGAATATGTACTGCCTGAGTACTATCCGCATGCATGTAGTCCATTCAATACGCCTAATCAGTTCGTTGAACTTTTCAAAGCGGATGCTAGGTTTATCTACCCACTCGCCGAGCTGACCCATGACAAGGCTCTTACCTATTGGAAAGGCGATACGCACTGGACGGATTATGGTGCTTATGTAGCGTTCACGCGGATCATTTCGAGCTTTGGCTTGGACATGGAAAGCTTTGAACGGCATATGAAAATCAGCTATACCATTGAGCAGAGCAAAGGGGATTTAGCTGAAAAGCTAGACCCCCCACCGCTGCATCCTAGAATTGCTTTCAGCATACCCGATTCCGCCTTGGCTGTGACATTCAATAATCACATTAACAACAACGGCAAAATCGTTGTGTTCGAGAATCCCTCAGCACACATGCATCGTACGTTGGTCGTCTTTGGCAGCTCATCTTCGGACAGTTTAGTTAAACCACTTACGTTATTTTTTAGCCGCGTGGTTCAAGTTCATAGCAGTGCATCCGTTGATACAACGATATTGGATCACGAGCGTCCTGACCATGTCTTACTTCAGTCAAATTCACGCTTCATATTGGAGTGCCCTGCTGTTTACGGCACGTATTCAATCAAAAGCGTGATCGCCGAAAAGCTTCAACGGCTCACTGATCTTGAAAGAGAGCGCCTGAAATTCAAGGTGGCTAATTACCAATTTGGGACATCTCACAAAAATAATTTTTACAAGGCGCTGAGCACGATGTGA
- a CDS encoding glycosyltransferase: protein MRKAHSINTESVIISNEYGASQELQKDVGHCSVHSESAYNNSVILIPSGHRDQTFKICHKARVFPTKVTTQNPDLLSEVTTIIRFHKNDNLSELRNALLSLAAIHSCVVKPLICAQDLSQQQFKALTSLCDNFNYSPNTQISIMRFNSHNNSQDIRAKLLHDGLNAATSRYVAFLDHDDLMLSDSYSYLINRLQTTQSKATFGRVYDTTYESESERFIKRNKTYEYGFTYKEFLETNHAPLHSFMLDKSKFDANALEYFSDQKFMEDYYLTLQIFDETTTDWASLSENFYIGDYLHCTDRAHTLAITNTESRDSVITNDLFEKCKTRLDELREKIRQRTFGAN, encoded by the coding sequence ATGCGGAAGGCTCACTCAATCAATACAGAGTCCGTTATCATATCGAATGAATACGGCGCATCCCAAGAACTACAAAAAGACGTAGGCCATTGCTCCGTACATTCCGAGAGTGCTTACAATAACTCTGTTATCCTCATTCCTTCGGGCCACAGAGATCAGACATTCAAAATATGCCATAAAGCCCGTGTGTTTCCAACGAAAGTTACAACTCAAAACCCGGACCTTCTATCCGAGGTAACGACTATCATTAGATTTCACAAAAACGACAACCTGAGTGAGCTTAGAAATGCATTGCTGAGTTTGGCAGCCATCCATTCCTGCGTCGTCAAACCACTCATATGCGCCCAAGATCTATCTCAACAGCAATTTAAAGCATTGACGTCGTTGTGCGATAACTTTAATTACTCACCCAACACCCAAATATCCATTATGCGATTCAACTCCCATAATAACTCCCAGGATATTCGAGCCAAACTTCTACATGATGGACTGAACGCAGCGACCTCGCGTTATGTTGCCTTCCTAGACCATGACGATCTCATGCTCAGCGATTCCTACAGCTACCTAATAAATAGACTTCAAACGACCCAATCCAAAGCTACGTTTGGACGCGTGTATGATACAACCTACGAATCGGAGTCGGAACGGTTCATTAAAAGAAATAAAACATACGAATACGGCTTCACCTATAAAGAGTTCTTAGAGACAAACCATGCCCCACTTCATAGCTTCATGCTGGACAAATCAAAGTTTGATGCTAATGCGCTAGAGTATTTCTCAGACCAGAAATTCATGGAAGACTACTACCTCACGTTGCAGATTTTCGATGAGACCACGACTGACTGGGCTTCTTTGAGTGAGAATTTTTACATTGGCGATTACCTGCATTGTACCGATAGAGCACACACGCTTGCCATCACAAACACTGAGTCTCGAGACTCGGTTATAACAAACGATCTCTTCGAGAAATGCAAAACCCGCCTCGATGAACTCAGAGAGAAGATTCGACAACGAACCTTTGGAGCTAATTAA
- a CDS encoding glycosyltransferase family 2 protein: MKLLNDEFDAEHSMKIKPSVRGAITGLYGDVLQGWAIDDDHTETRIVVEVFADGQSVGFARAEAFIQNPIIGDGFHGFAMKIQERYLTNARQISARVANLGYWLCDGIALPAPRSAGQSNAASQVWHTGGLKIYGWAWDTGSPNRNVTINVIEHGQKLTSTVANLAHHSLSYLNTNDHAFELDLPWQLADGRVHTLTIENDRGEPLSGSPITVCTWPEGIEGILRNKKASELNDPDIQLLAEVAKQHELILPKSAGFNHYHEWYEAFQSAPPMLHDQPVNCGILVLTKKAKELEAISMASLVQRHPAKAIECCSSDDVVDALKSLQSQGCRNVIPVMAGDRLAPFALDQLQELMIEGVDWAYGDCDCDDISGRRTAPWLKPAWDIDLFIGEDVFSPGAIFSMSAVNAAIDLTENCKNEGKLSWDMFLAGMALSTVVNSKRVMHLPRVVYHRSNRLARTPAEDPKTSSRRESIAWLVQCLSSDATLDDVTGYPGLLRARWPLPEVLPRVTIMIPTRDQVDLLRTCVEGVLGHTDYDNLEVIIVDNDSSDTRTLAYLAELESRGVHVLPHPYPFNYPAVNNRAAEIATGRFLCLLNNDIEILEADWLKELVSQALRPGVGAVGAKLLWANGMVQHGGVTIGINGLAAHAGNSSARQDAGYLGMNQVVRCQSSVTGACMLTPRDIYLELGGMDENSLPIAFNDVDLCLRIRERGLKVLWTPFAELIHAESASRGKDSTVDRIARGQREQRFFRSNWTDNGQVDDYYHPGLSHDYQTGPYGGLALPPRPLSTVRGLDKPTASRKPLRSLHALSLKDDNLVRTSG, translated from the coding sequence ATGAAATTACTAAATGACGAATTTGACGCTGAGCATTCTATGAAAATCAAGCCAAGCGTGCGAGGAGCAATCACCGGGTTGTATGGCGACGTGCTTCAAGGCTGGGCTATAGACGATGATCATACCGAGACGAGAATTGTCGTAGAAGTTTTCGCAGACGGCCAGAGTGTAGGATTTGCGAGGGCTGAGGCGTTTATTCAGAATCCTATCATCGGTGACGGGTTTCATGGCTTCGCCATGAAAATACAGGAACGCTATCTAACCAATGCCAGACAAATCTCCGCCCGAGTCGCAAACCTCGGGTATTGGCTCTGCGACGGTATCGCATTGCCGGCACCTCGTTCTGCGGGACAGTCAAATGCCGCCTCGCAGGTCTGGCACACAGGGGGCCTTAAAATCTATGGTTGGGCTTGGGATACAGGCAGTCCAAATCGGAATGTCACAATAAACGTAATCGAACACGGCCAGAAGCTCACCAGCACTGTAGCGAATCTGGCGCACCACTCCTTGTCTTATCTAAATACAAACGATCATGCGTTTGAATTGGACCTTCCGTGGCAACTGGCCGACGGCAGGGTTCATACCCTGACTATAGAAAACGACCGCGGGGAGCCTTTGTCTGGCAGCCCAATCACAGTGTGCACTTGGCCAGAAGGAATAGAAGGTATACTGCGCAATAAAAAAGCGAGTGAACTGAATGATCCAGATATTCAATTACTGGCCGAAGTAGCTAAGCAGCATGAGCTCATATTGCCCAAAAGTGCTGGATTCAACCATTACCATGAATGGTACGAAGCGTTTCAATCCGCCCCCCCGATGCTGCATGATCAACCTGTCAATTGCGGGATTCTTGTGCTCACGAAAAAGGCAAAGGAACTTGAAGCGATTTCCATGGCTAGCTTGGTTCAAAGACATCCAGCCAAAGCGATAGAGTGCTGCTCAAGCGATGATGTAGTTGACGCGTTAAAAAGTCTACAGTCACAGGGTTGCCGTAATGTCATTCCGGTTATGGCGGGTGATCGGCTGGCGCCTTTTGCACTTGATCAATTGCAAGAACTAATGATTGAAGGCGTTGACTGGGCCTATGGAGACTGCGACTGCGACGATATCAGCGGCCGACGCACCGCACCTTGGCTCAAACCTGCTTGGGATATAGATCTTTTCATAGGCGAGGACGTATTTTCCCCAGGGGCGATTTTTAGTATGTCAGCGGTGAACGCCGCGATTGATCTTACAGAGAACTGCAAGAATGAAGGCAAATTAAGCTGGGACATGTTTCTGGCTGGTATGGCACTATCGACTGTAGTTAACTCCAAACGTGTCATGCATTTACCGCGCGTAGTGTACCACAGGAGCAATAGGTTAGCGCGAACCCCCGCAGAGGATCCCAAGACAAGCAGTCGACGAGAGTCTATAGCTTGGCTTGTTCAATGTTTATCAAGTGATGCGACTCTGGACGATGTCACGGGGTATCCGGGCCTACTGAGAGCACGCTGGCCGTTGCCAGAGGTCCTTCCACGGGTAACCATAATGATCCCTACACGAGATCAAGTTGACCTTTTGAGAACCTGCGTCGAAGGCGTACTGGGACATACTGACTATGATAATTTAGAGGTTATTATAGTTGATAATGATTCCAGCGACACCAGGACCCTCGCTTATCTAGCCGAACTTGAAAGCCGCGGTGTGCATGTACTACCTCATCCGTATCCGTTCAACTATCCGGCGGTCAACAATAGAGCTGCTGAAATTGCAACTGGCAGGTTTTTATGCTTGTTAAATAATGATATCGAGATTCTCGAAGCCGATTGGCTCAAGGAATTGGTAAGCCAAGCACTGCGGCCAGGCGTTGGAGCGGTTGGTGCCAAATTACTCTGGGCGAACGGCATGGTACAGCATGGTGGCGTCACCATAGGTATAAACGGGCTCGCGGCACATGCGGGAAATAGTAGTGCTAGACAGGATGCTGGTTATCTTGGGATGAATCAGGTCGTTCGGTGCCAGAGTTCCGTTACCGGTGCATGCATGCTTACGCCTAGAGACATCTATCTAGAACTGGGTGGAATGGATGAGAATTCATTGCCTATTGCGTTCAATGATGTGGATCTATGCCTAAGGATACGCGAACGAGGCTTGAAAGTGTTGTGGACGCCTTTCGCTGAACTGATTCATGCGGAGTCTGCCAGCCGGGGAAAAGATTCGACTGTAGATCGCATTGCCCGGGGACAGCGCGAACAGAGATTTTTCAGATCCAATTGGACCGACAATGGACAAGTGGATGATTACTACCATCCTGGGTTGAGTCACGATTATCAGACAGGACCCTACGGAGGCCTCGCACTACCTCCAAGACCGCTGTCGACCGTAAGGGGGCTCGATAAGCCAACGGCTTCGAGAAAGCCATTGCGCTCATTACACGCTTTGTCCTTGAAAGACGATAATTTAGTGCGAACCAGTGGATAG